In a genomic window of Syngnathus typhle isolate RoL2023-S1 ecotype Sweden linkage group LG4, RoL_Styp_1.0, whole genome shotgun sequence:
- the gpalpp1 gene encoding GPALPP motifs-containing protein 1: MASQNSIGPALPPNFKNADDSDDERDFAGPALPPGYKRREQSSSSDENEEVIVKRLKTSEDKHAEVEKTKAEDDDGFFGPALPPGFCKKQSSPERPPVLGPVLPPGFRRAVNDDDEDEEGFSGPALPPGYKADSLSSEEEDDLIIGPMPSDGPVQNTVALDIERRARIMKDKLTKVDVPEAPTRDTWMTELPPELQHIGLGARTFKKKSGPEKGDRSIWTDTPADTERKARERLEKKKTGETEKDSAPQISRTDLEMADKVSKYNKTKRSESLLSLHAKNLKEKAKQVEDKPVERRAFDRETDLKVNRFDDAQKQRLLKKSQELNTRFSHSNDKMFL; this comes from the exons ATGGCCTCCCAAAACTCAATAGGACCTGCTTTGCCCCCCAACTTTAAAAACGCGGACGATTCTGATGATGAACGTGACT TTGCTGGTCCCGCTTTGCCTCCTGGTTACAAACGAAGAGAACAGTCCAGCTCGtcagatgaaaatgaagaagtGATCGTCAAAAGACTCAAGACGTCTGAAGACAAGCATGCAGA AGTGGAGAAGACAAAAGCAGAAGATGACGATGGCTTCTTTGGACCAGCATTGCCACCAGGTTTTTGCAAGAAACAGAGCTCGCCAGAAAG GCCACCTGTGCTGGGACCAGTTTTGCCTCCAGGGTTCCGCCGTGCAGTGAATGATGACGACGAGGATGAAGAGGGTTTCTCTGGGCCTGCCTTGCCACCCGGCTACAAGGCGGACTCCCTCAGTagcgaggaggaggatgacTTGATTATTGGACCCATGCCATCCGACGGTCCAGTTCAAAATACAGTGGCTCTGGACATTGAACGCAGAGCACGAATAATGAAAGACAAGCTGACTAAAGTT GATGTTCCAGAGGCGCCAACCCGAGACACTTGGATGACAGAGCTTCCACCAGAACTACAACATATCGGTTTGGGGGCTCGCACTTTCAAGAAGAAGTCAGGTCCGGAGAAGGGTGACCGCTCCATTTGGACCGACACACCTGCAGACACAGAGCGCAAGGCCAGG GAGCGCctcgagaaaaaaaagacaggggaGACTGAGAAAGATTCTGCTCCACAAATCTCTCGAACGGATTTGGAAATGGCGGACAAAGTGTCCAAATATAAT AAAACGAAACGCTCAGAGTCTCTGCTGAGTTTGCATGCGAAGAACCTGAAGGAGAAAGCAAAGCAGGTGGAAGACAAGCCGGTGGAGAGAAGAGCGTTTGATCGGGAAACTGACCTGAAGGTCAATCGCTTCGATGATGCACAGAAGCAGCGCCTGCTGAAGAAATCTCAGGAACTGAACACGCGCTTCTCCCACAGCAATGATAAGATGTTCCTTTAA